The following are encoded in a window of Urocitellus parryii isolate mUroPar1 chromosome 7, mUroPar1.hap1, whole genome shotgun sequence genomic DNA:
- the Sp2 gene encoding transcription factor Sp2 isoform X4 → MSMAATAAVSPSDYLQPAAATTQDSQPSPLALLAATCSKIGPPAVEAAVTPPAPPQPTPRKLVPIKPAPLPLSPGKNSFGILSSKGNILQIQGSQLSTSYPGGQLVFAIQNPTMINKGNRSNANIQYQAVPQIQASSSQTIQVQPNLTNQIQIIPGTNQAIITPSPSSHKPVPIKPAPVQKSSATTTPVQSGANVVKLTGGGGNVTLTLPVNNLMNASDTGAATQLLTESPPIPLSKTNKKARKKSLPASQPSVAMAEQVETVLIETTADNIIQAGNNLLIVQSPGGGQPAVVQQVQVVPPKTEQQQVVQIPQQALRVVQAASATLPTVPQKPSQNFQIQTAESTPTQVYIRTPSGEVQTVLVQDSPPATAATTSTTTCSSPAPRAPHLSGTSKKHSAAILRKERPLPKIAPAGSIISLNAAQLAAAAQAMQTININGVQVQGVPVTITNTGGQQQLTVQNVSGNNLTISGLSPTQIQLQMEQALAGEAQPGEKRRRMACTCPNCKDGEKRSGEQGKKKHVCHIPDCGKTFRKTSLLRAHVRLHTGERPFVCNWFFCGKRFTRSDELQRHARTHTGDKRFECAQCQKRFMRSDHLTKHYKTHLVTKNL, encoded by the exons GACTCCCAGCCATCTCCTTTGGCCCTGCTTGCTGCAACATGTAGCAAAATTGGCCCTCCAGCTGTTGAAGCTGCTGTGACACCTCCTGCTCCCCCCCAGCCAACGCCACGGAAACTGGTCCCTATCAAACCTGCCCCACTTCCTCTGAGTCCTGGCAAAAATAGCTTTGGCATCTTATCCTCCAAAGGAAATATACTTCAGATTCAGGGGTCACAACTGAGCACCTCCTATCCTGGAGGGCAGCTGGTATTCGCTATTCAGAACCCCACCATGATCAACAAAGGGAACCGGTCAAATGCCAATATCCAGTACCAGGCGGTTCCTCAGATTCAGGCAAGCAGTTCCCAGACCATCCAGGTGCAGCCCAATCTCACCAACCAGATCCAGATCATCCCAGGCACCAACCAGGCCATCATCACCCCTTCACCGTCCAGTCACAAGCCTGTCCCCATCAAGCCAGCCCCTGTCCAGAAGTCAAGTGCAACCACCACCCCTGTGCAGAGCGGGGCCAACGTGGTAAAGCTGACAGGTGGAGGTGGCAACGTGACACTCACCCTGCCCGTCAACAACCTTATGAACGCCAGTGACACTGGGGCAGCCACTCAGCTCCTCACTGAAAGccctcccatccctctgtctAAGACTAACAAGAAAGCCAGGAAGAAGAGCCTTCCTGCCTCTCAGCCATCTGTGGCTATGGCTGAGCAGGTGGAGACGGTACTGATTGAGACCACGGCAGACAACATCATCCAGGCAGGAAACAACCTGCTGATTGTTCAGAGCCCTGGGGGTGGCCAGCCAGCTGTGGTCCAGCAGGTCCAGGTGGTGCCCCCCAAGACGGAGCAACAGCAGGTGGTGCAGATCCCCCAGCAGGCTCTGCGGGTAGTGCAGGCTGCATCTGCCACCCTTCCCACCGTCCCCCAGAAGCCCTCCCAGAACTTTCAGATCCAGACGGCTGAGTCAACACCTACTCAG GTCTACATCCGCACACCTTCCGGTGAAGTACAGACAGTCCTTGTCCAGGACAGCCCCCCAGCTACAGCTGCAACCACCTCAACCACCACGTGTAGCAGCCCTGCACCCCGGGCTCCCCATCTGAGTGGGACCAGCAAAAAGCACTCAGCTGCAATTCTCCGAAAAGAGCGCCCCCTGCCAAAGATTGCACCTGCCGGGAGCATCATCAGCCTGAATGCTGCACAGCTGGCTGCGGCTGCCCAGGCCATGCAGACCATCAACATCAATGGAGTCCAGGTCCAGGGCGTACCTGTCACCATCACCAACACTGGCG GGCAGCAACAGCTGACGGTGCAGAATGTTTCTGGAAACAACCTGACCATCAGTGGGCTAAGCCCCACCCAGATACAGCTGCAGATGGAGCAGGCCCTGGCCGGAGAGGCCCAGCCTGGGGAGAAGCGGCGCCGCATGGCCTGCACATGTCCCAACTGCAAGGATGGGGAGAAGAG GTCTGGAGAGCAAGGCAAAAAGAAGCACGTGTGCCACATCCCAGACTGCGGCAAGACTTTCCGGAAGACGTCCTTGCTGCGGGCCCATGTGCGCCTGCACACCGGGGAGCGGCCGTTCGTCTGTAACTGGTTCTTCTGTGGAAAGAGGTTCACGCGGAGTGACGAGCTCCAGCGGCACGCTCGCACCCACACAG GGGACAAACGCTTCGAGTGTGCCCAGTGTCAGAAGCGCTTCATGAGAAGTGACCACCTCACCAAGCATTATAAGACCCACCTGGTCACGAAGAACTTATAA
- the Prr15l gene encoding proline-rich protein 15-like protein, whose product MTEVGWWKLTFLRKKKSSPKVLYEIPDTYAQTEGGTETPRPDTGGPNSDFNTRLEKIVDKNTKGKHVKVSNSGRFKEKKKVRAMLAENPSLFDDQENKGQ is encoded by the coding sequence ATGACTGAAGTTGGTTGGTGGAAGTTGACCTTCCTCCGGAAAAAGAAATCCAGTCCCAAGGTGCTGTACGAGATCCCTGACACCTATGCCCAAACGGAGGGAGGCACAGAGACTCCGAGGCCCGACACTGGAGGCCCCAACAGCGACTTTAACACTCGTCTGGAGAAGATTGTGGATAAGAACACAAAGGGCAAGCACGTCAAAGTCTCCAATTCGGGTCGcttcaaggagaagaaaaaagtccGGGCCATGCTGGCGGAGAACCCCAGCCTCTTTGATGACCAAGAGAACAAAGGACAGTGA
- the Sp2 gene encoding transcription factor Sp2 isoform X3, producing MSDPQMSMAATAAVSPSDYLQPAAATTQDSQPSPLALLAATCSKIGPPAVEAAVTPPAPPQPTPRKLVPIKPAPLPLSPGKNSFGILSSKGNILQIQGSQLSTSYPGGQLVFAIQNPTMINKGNRSNANIQYQAVPQIQASSSQTIQVQPNLTNQIQIIPGTNQAIITPSPSSHKPVPIKPAPVQKSSATTTPVQSGANVVKLTGGGGNVTLTLPVNNLMNASDTGAATQLLTESPPIPLSKTNKKARKKSLPASQPSVAMAEQVETVLIETTADNIIQAGNNLLIVQSPGGGQPAVVQQVQVVPPKTEQQQVVQIPQQALRVVQAASATLPTVPQKPSQNFQIQTAESTPTQVYIRTPSGEVQTVLVQDSPPATAATTSTTTCSSPAPRAPHLSGTSKKHSAAILRKERPLPKIAPAGSIISLNAAQLAAAAQAMQTININGVQVQGVPVTITNTGGQQQLTVQNVSGNNLTISGLSPTQIQLQMEQALAGEAQPGEKRRRMACTCPNCKDGEKRSGEQGKKKHVCHIPDCGKTFRKTSLLRAHVRLHTGERPFVCNWFFCGKRFTRSDELQRHARTHTGDKRFECAQCQKRFMRSDHLTKHYKTHLVTKNL from the exons GACTCCCAGCCATCTCCTTTGGCCCTGCTTGCTGCAACATGTAGCAAAATTGGCCCTCCAGCTGTTGAAGCTGCTGTGACACCTCCTGCTCCCCCCCAGCCAACGCCACGGAAACTGGTCCCTATCAAACCTGCCCCACTTCCTCTGAGTCCTGGCAAAAATAGCTTTGGCATCTTATCCTCCAAAGGAAATATACTTCAGATTCAGGGGTCACAACTGAGCACCTCCTATCCTGGAGGGCAGCTGGTATTCGCTATTCAGAACCCCACCATGATCAACAAAGGGAACCGGTCAAATGCCAATATCCAGTACCAGGCGGTTCCTCAGATTCAGGCAAGCAGTTCCCAGACCATCCAGGTGCAGCCCAATCTCACCAACCAGATCCAGATCATCCCAGGCACCAACCAGGCCATCATCACCCCTTCACCGTCCAGTCACAAGCCTGTCCCCATCAAGCCAGCCCCTGTCCAGAAGTCAAGTGCAACCACCACCCCTGTGCAGAGCGGGGCCAACGTGGTAAAGCTGACAGGTGGAGGTGGCAACGTGACACTCACCCTGCCCGTCAACAACCTTATGAACGCCAGTGACACTGGGGCAGCCACTCAGCTCCTCACTGAAAGccctcccatccctctgtctAAGACTAACAAGAAAGCCAGGAAGAAGAGCCTTCCTGCCTCTCAGCCATCTGTGGCTATGGCTGAGCAGGTGGAGACGGTACTGATTGAGACCACGGCAGACAACATCATCCAGGCAGGAAACAACCTGCTGATTGTTCAGAGCCCTGGGGGTGGCCAGCCAGCTGTGGTCCAGCAGGTCCAGGTGGTGCCCCCCAAGACGGAGCAACAGCAGGTGGTGCAGATCCCCCAGCAGGCTCTGCGGGTAGTGCAGGCTGCATCTGCCACCCTTCCCACCGTCCCCCAGAAGCCCTCCCAGAACTTTCAGATCCAGACGGCTGAGTCAACACCTACTCAG GTCTACATCCGCACACCTTCCGGTGAAGTACAGACAGTCCTTGTCCAGGACAGCCCCCCAGCTACAGCTGCAACCACCTCAACCACCACGTGTAGCAGCCCTGCACCCCGGGCTCCCCATCTGAGTGGGACCAGCAAAAAGCACTCAGCTGCAATTCTCCGAAAAGAGCGCCCCCTGCCAAAGATTGCACCTGCCGGGAGCATCATCAGCCTGAATGCTGCACAGCTGGCTGCGGCTGCCCAGGCCATGCAGACCATCAACATCAATGGAGTCCAGGTCCAGGGCGTACCTGTCACCATCACCAACACTGGCG GGCAGCAACAGCTGACGGTGCAGAATGTTTCTGGAAACAACCTGACCATCAGTGGGCTAAGCCCCACCCAGATACAGCTGCAGATGGAGCAGGCCCTGGCCGGAGAGGCCCAGCCTGGGGAGAAGCGGCGCCGCATGGCCTGCACATGTCCCAACTGCAAGGATGGGGAGAAGAG GTCTGGAGAGCAAGGCAAAAAGAAGCACGTGTGCCACATCCCAGACTGCGGCAAGACTTTCCGGAAGACGTCCTTGCTGCGGGCCCATGTGCGCCTGCACACCGGGGAGCGGCCGTTCGTCTGTAACTGGTTCTTCTGTGGAAAGAGGTTCACGCGGAGTGACGAGCTCCAGCGGCACGCTCGCACCCACACAG GGGACAAACGCTTCGAGTGTGCCCAGTGTCAGAAGCGCTTCATGAGAAGTGACCACCTCACCAAGCATTATAAGACCCACCTGGTCACGAAGAACTTATAA
- the Sp2 gene encoding transcription factor Sp2 isoform X2, whose amino-acid sequence MSADPQMSMAATAAVSPSDYLQPAAATTQDSQPSPLALLAATCSKIGPPAVEAAVTPPAPPQPTPRKLVPIKPAPLPLSPGKNSFGILSSKGNILQIQGSQLSTSYPGGQLVFAIQNPTMINKGNRSNANIQYQAVPQIQASSSQTIQVQPNLTNQIQIIPGTNQAIITPSPSSHKPVPIKPAPVQKSSATTTPVQSGANVVKLTGGGGNVTLTLPVNNLMNASDTGAATQLLTESPPIPLSKTNKKARKKSLPASQPSVAMAEQVETVLIETTADNIIQAGNNLLIVQSPGGGQPAVVQQVQVVPPKTEQQQVVQIPQQALRVVQAASATLPTVPQKPSQNFQIQTAESTPTQVYIRTPSGEVQTVLVQDSPPATAATTSTTTCSSPAPRAPHLSGTSKKHSAAILRKERPLPKIAPAGSIISLNAAQLAAAAQAMQTININGVQVQGVPVTITNTGGQQQLTVQNVSGNNLTISGLSPTQIQLQMEQALAGEAQPGEKRRRMACTCPNCKDGEKRSGEQGKKKHVCHIPDCGKTFRKTSLLRAHVRLHTGERPFVCNWFFCGKRFTRSDELQRHARTHTGDKRFECAQCQKRFMRSDHLTKHYKTHLVTKNL is encoded by the exons GACTCCCAGCCATCTCCTTTGGCCCTGCTTGCTGCAACATGTAGCAAAATTGGCCCTCCAGCTGTTGAAGCTGCTGTGACACCTCCTGCTCCCCCCCAGCCAACGCCACGGAAACTGGTCCCTATCAAACCTGCCCCACTTCCTCTGAGTCCTGGCAAAAATAGCTTTGGCATCTTATCCTCCAAAGGAAATATACTTCAGATTCAGGGGTCACAACTGAGCACCTCCTATCCTGGAGGGCAGCTGGTATTCGCTATTCAGAACCCCACCATGATCAACAAAGGGAACCGGTCAAATGCCAATATCCAGTACCAGGCGGTTCCTCAGATTCAGGCAAGCAGTTCCCAGACCATCCAGGTGCAGCCCAATCTCACCAACCAGATCCAGATCATCCCAGGCACCAACCAGGCCATCATCACCCCTTCACCGTCCAGTCACAAGCCTGTCCCCATCAAGCCAGCCCCTGTCCAGAAGTCAAGTGCAACCACCACCCCTGTGCAGAGCGGGGCCAACGTGGTAAAGCTGACAGGTGGAGGTGGCAACGTGACACTCACCCTGCCCGTCAACAACCTTATGAACGCCAGTGACACTGGGGCAGCCACTCAGCTCCTCACTGAAAGccctcccatccctctgtctAAGACTAACAAGAAAGCCAGGAAGAAGAGCCTTCCTGCCTCTCAGCCATCTGTGGCTATGGCTGAGCAGGTGGAGACGGTACTGATTGAGACCACGGCAGACAACATCATCCAGGCAGGAAACAACCTGCTGATTGTTCAGAGCCCTGGGGGTGGCCAGCCAGCTGTGGTCCAGCAGGTCCAGGTGGTGCCCCCCAAGACGGAGCAACAGCAGGTGGTGCAGATCCCCCAGCAGGCTCTGCGGGTAGTGCAGGCTGCATCTGCCACCCTTCCCACCGTCCCCCAGAAGCCCTCCCAGAACTTTCAGATCCAGACGGCTGAGTCAACACCTACTCAG GTCTACATCCGCACACCTTCCGGTGAAGTACAGACAGTCCTTGTCCAGGACAGCCCCCCAGCTACAGCTGCAACCACCTCAACCACCACGTGTAGCAGCCCTGCACCCCGGGCTCCCCATCTGAGTGGGACCAGCAAAAAGCACTCAGCTGCAATTCTCCGAAAAGAGCGCCCCCTGCCAAAGATTGCACCTGCCGGGAGCATCATCAGCCTGAATGCTGCACAGCTGGCTGCGGCTGCCCAGGCCATGCAGACCATCAACATCAATGGAGTCCAGGTCCAGGGCGTACCTGTCACCATCACCAACACTGGCG GGCAGCAACAGCTGACGGTGCAGAATGTTTCTGGAAACAACCTGACCATCAGTGGGCTAAGCCCCACCCAGATACAGCTGCAGATGGAGCAGGCCCTGGCCGGAGAGGCCCAGCCTGGGGAGAAGCGGCGCCGCATGGCCTGCACATGTCCCAACTGCAAGGATGGGGAGAAGAG GTCTGGAGAGCAAGGCAAAAAGAAGCACGTGTGCCACATCCCAGACTGCGGCAAGACTTTCCGGAAGACGTCCTTGCTGCGGGCCCATGTGCGCCTGCACACCGGGGAGCGGCCGTTCGTCTGTAACTGGTTCTTCTGTGGAAAGAGGTTCACGCGGAGTGACGAGCTCCAGCGGCACGCTCGCACCCACACAG GGGACAAACGCTTCGAGTGTGCCCAGTGTCAGAAGCGCTTCATGAGAAGTGACCACCTCACCAAGCATTATAAGACCCACCTGGTCACGAAGAACTTATAA
- the Sp2 gene encoding transcription factor Sp2 isoform X1 yields MSRLCASQDKHAWRPSHWNPSLADPQMSMAATAAVSPSDYLQPAAATTQDSQPSPLALLAATCSKIGPPAVEAAVTPPAPPQPTPRKLVPIKPAPLPLSPGKNSFGILSSKGNILQIQGSQLSTSYPGGQLVFAIQNPTMINKGNRSNANIQYQAVPQIQASSSQTIQVQPNLTNQIQIIPGTNQAIITPSPSSHKPVPIKPAPVQKSSATTTPVQSGANVVKLTGGGGNVTLTLPVNNLMNASDTGAATQLLTESPPIPLSKTNKKARKKSLPASQPSVAMAEQVETVLIETTADNIIQAGNNLLIVQSPGGGQPAVVQQVQVVPPKTEQQQVVQIPQQALRVVQAASATLPTVPQKPSQNFQIQTAESTPTQVYIRTPSGEVQTVLVQDSPPATAATTSTTTCSSPAPRAPHLSGTSKKHSAAILRKERPLPKIAPAGSIISLNAAQLAAAAQAMQTININGVQVQGVPVTITNTGGQQQLTVQNVSGNNLTISGLSPTQIQLQMEQALAGEAQPGEKRRRMACTCPNCKDGEKRSGEQGKKKHVCHIPDCGKTFRKTSLLRAHVRLHTGERPFVCNWFFCGKRFTRSDELQRHARTHTGDKRFECAQCQKRFMRSDHLTKHYKTHLVTKNL; encoded by the exons GACTCCCAGCCATCTCCTTTGGCCCTGCTTGCTGCAACATGTAGCAAAATTGGCCCTCCAGCTGTTGAAGCTGCTGTGACACCTCCTGCTCCCCCCCAGCCAACGCCACGGAAACTGGTCCCTATCAAACCTGCCCCACTTCCTCTGAGTCCTGGCAAAAATAGCTTTGGCATCTTATCCTCCAAAGGAAATATACTTCAGATTCAGGGGTCACAACTGAGCACCTCCTATCCTGGAGGGCAGCTGGTATTCGCTATTCAGAACCCCACCATGATCAACAAAGGGAACCGGTCAAATGCCAATATCCAGTACCAGGCGGTTCCTCAGATTCAGGCAAGCAGTTCCCAGACCATCCAGGTGCAGCCCAATCTCACCAACCAGATCCAGATCATCCCAGGCACCAACCAGGCCATCATCACCCCTTCACCGTCCAGTCACAAGCCTGTCCCCATCAAGCCAGCCCCTGTCCAGAAGTCAAGTGCAACCACCACCCCTGTGCAGAGCGGGGCCAACGTGGTAAAGCTGACAGGTGGAGGTGGCAACGTGACACTCACCCTGCCCGTCAACAACCTTATGAACGCCAGTGACACTGGGGCAGCCACTCAGCTCCTCACTGAAAGccctcccatccctctgtctAAGACTAACAAGAAAGCCAGGAAGAAGAGCCTTCCTGCCTCTCAGCCATCTGTGGCTATGGCTGAGCAGGTGGAGACGGTACTGATTGAGACCACGGCAGACAACATCATCCAGGCAGGAAACAACCTGCTGATTGTTCAGAGCCCTGGGGGTGGCCAGCCAGCTGTGGTCCAGCAGGTCCAGGTGGTGCCCCCCAAGACGGAGCAACAGCAGGTGGTGCAGATCCCCCAGCAGGCTCTGCGGGTAGTGCAGGCTGCATCTGCCACCCTTCCCACCGTCCCCCAGAAGCCCTCCCAGAACTTTCAGATCCAGACGGCTGAGTCAACACCTACTCAG GTCTACATCCGCACACCTTCCGGTGAAGTACAGACAGTCCTTGTCCAGGACAGCCCCCCAGCTACAGCTGCAACCACCTCAACCACCACGTGTAGCAGCCCTGCACCCCGGGCTCCCCATCTGAGTGGGACCAGCAAAAAGCACTCAGCTGCAATTCTCCGAAAAGAGCGCCCCCTGCCAAAGATTGCACCTGCCGGGAGCATCATCAGCCTGAATGCTGCACAGCTGGCTGCGGCTGCCCAGGCCATGCAGACCATCAACATCAATGGAGTCCAGGTCCAGGGCGTACCTGTCACCATCACCAACACTGGCG GGCAGCAACAGCTGACGGTGCAGAATGTTTCTGGAAACAACCTGACCATCAGTGGGCTAAGCCCCACCCAGATACAGCTGCAGATGGAGCAGGCCCTGGCCGGAGAGGCCCAGCCTGGGGAGAAGCGGCGCCGCATGGCCTGCACATGTCCCAACTGCAAGGATGGGGAGAAGAG GTCTGGAGAGCAAGGCAAAAAGAAGCACGTGTGCCACATCCCAGACTGCGGCAAGACTTTCCGGAAGACGTCCTTGCTGCGGGCCCATGTGCGCCTGCACACCGGGGAGCGGCCGTTCGTCTGTAACTGGTTCTTCTGTGGAAAGAGGTTCACGCGGAGTGACGAGCTCCAGCGGCACGCTCGCACCCACACAG GGGACAAACGCTTCGAGTGTGCCCAGTGTCAGAAGCGCTTCATGAGAAGTGACCACCTCACCAAGCATTATAAGACCCACCTGGTCACGAAGAACTTATAA
- the Pnpo gene encoding pyridoxine-5'-phosphate oxidase isoform X1, with translation MTCGLRGVTVTFGRPAKWPGYLRHLCSRGAAMDLGPMRKSYRGDRETFEETHLTSLDPIKQFASWFEEAVQCPDIGEANAMCLATCTRDGKPSARMLLLKGFGKDGFRFFTNYESRKGKELDSNPFASLVFYWEPLNRQVRVEGSVKKLPEEEAECYFHSRPKSSQIGAVVSHQSSVIPDREYLRKKNEELEQLYREQEVPKPKYWGGYVLCPQVIEFWQGQTNRLHDRIVFRRDLSIGDSPLGPMTHRGEEGWLYERLAP, from the exons ATGACGTGCGGGCTGCGGGGCGTCACTGTGACGTTTGGACGACCTGCTAAGTGGCCGGGCTACCTCCGCCACCTGTGTAGCCGCGGCGCTGCCATGGACCTGGGACCAATGCGCAAGAGTTACCGCGGGGACCGAGAG ACATTTGAAGAAACTCATCTGACCTCTCTGGACCCCATTAAGCAGTTTGCTTCCTGGTTTGAAGAGGCTGTTCAATGCCCTGACATTGGGGAAGCCAACGCCATGTGTCTGGCCACCTGCACCAG AGACGGAAAACCCTCTGCCCGCATGTTGCTGCTGAAGGGCTTTGGCAAGGATGGCTTCCGCTTCTTCACTAACTACGAGAGTCGAAAAGGAAAAGAGCTG gacTCTAATCCCTTTGCTTCCCTTGTCTTCTACTGGGAGCCCCTTAACCGCCAG GTGCGTGTGGAGGGTTCCGTGAAGAAGCTGCCTGAGGAGGAGGCTGAGTGCTACTTCCACTCCCGCCCCAAGAGCAGCCAGATTGGTGCTGTGGTTAGCCACCAGAGTTCTGTGATCCCTGATCGGGAG tatttgagaaagaaaaatgaggaactGGAGCAGCTTTATCGGGAACAAGAGGTGCCCAAGCCCAAATACTG GGGCGGCTATGTCCTGTGCCCGCAGGTGATAGAGTTCTGGCAAGGCCAAACCAACCGGCTACATGACCGGATTGTCTTTCGTCGGGACCTCTCTATAGGAGACTCCCCTTTGGGGCCCATGACTCATCGCGGGGAGGAAGGCTGGCTCTATGAGAGACTTGCACCTTGA
- the Pnpo gene encoding pyridoxine-5'-phosphate oxidase isoform X2, translated as MTCGLRGVTVTFGRPAKWPGYLRHLCSRGAAMDLGPMRKSYRGDRETFEETHLTSLDPIKQFASWFEEAVQCPDIGEANAMCLATCTRDGKPSARMLLLKGFGKDGFRFFTNYESRKGKELDSNPFASLVFYWEPLNRQYLRKKNEELEQLYREQEVPKPKYWGGYVLCPQVIEFWQGQTNRLHDRIVFRRDLSIGDSPLGPMTHRGEEGWLYERLAP; from the exons ATGACGTGCGGGCTGCGGGGCGTCACTGTGACGTTTGGACGACCTGCTAAGTGGCCGGGCTACCTCCGCCACCTGTGTAGCCGCGGCGCTGCCATGGACCTGGGACCAATGCGCAAGAGTTACCGCGGGGACCGAGAG ACATTTGAAGAAACTCATCTGACCTCTCTGGACCCCATTAAGCAGTTTGCTTCCTGGTTTGAAGAGGCTGTTCAATGCCCTGACATTGGGGAAGCCAACGCCATGTGTCTGGCCACCTGCACCAG AGACGGAAAACCCTCTGCCCGCATGTTGCTGCTGAAGGGCTTTGGCAAGGATGGCTTCCGCTTCTTCACTAACTACGAGAGTCGAAAAGGAAAAGAGCTG gacTCTAATCCCTTTGCTTCCCTTGTCTTCTACTGGGAGCCCCTTAACCGCCAG tatttgagaaagaaaaatgaggaactGGAGCAGCTTTATCGGGAACAAGAGGTGCCCAAGCCCAAATACTG GGGCGGCTATGTCCTGTGCCCGCAGGTGATAGAGTTCTGGCAAGGCCAAACCAACCGGCTACATGACCGGATTGTCTTTCGTCGGGACCTCTCTATAGGAGACTCCCCTTTGGGGCCCATGACTCATCGCGGGGAGGAAGGCTGGCTCTATGAGAGACTTGCACCTTGA